The stretch of DNA CGACATCTTGTACTTGAAGCCCACCTCGTCGGCCCAGAATTGGCGCCGCTGGCTTCGTGCGCGACCATGGTTGCTGAGTGTGAGCACATGTTCGTAGAGCTCGGCATCGTTGGTCACGAACATGCCGCCTTCGCCAGTCGTCATGGTCTTCGTTCCGTGGAACGAGAAGGTGCCGAACCGCCCGATCGACCCTGCCCGCCGCCCGTGCCAAACGGAGCCCAGGGCTTCCGCCGCGTCCTCGATGATCACGAGCCCGTGACGATCCGCAATCGCCGATAGCGCGTCGAGCGCCGCGAGGTTGCCATACAAATGGACGGCAATGATCGCTTTTGTGCGCGGCGTTATGGCTGCCTCGACCCGGTCCGGGTCGATGCACCAGCTGTCTTCAAGCACATCGACGAAAACCGGCTTGGCCCCGACATGAACGATGGGCGCTGCAGAGGCGATCCAGTTGATGTCTCCAAGAATGACTTCATCGCCCTCGCCGATGCCAAGCGCGGCTAGTCCCATATGCAAGGCGCCGGTGCAGCTGGATGTGGCGATGGCATGGGCGACGCCAAGATGCGCGGCAAAGTCGCGCTCAAGCCGGTGAAGATAGTTGTAGCAGTCCGGGCCCCACCCGTTGCGTGCCGCATCAGTCGCATAAGCGACTTCGAGGTCGGTGATCGACGGCTTCGTGTAATGAATTCGGTTCACAACACCTCCAGAGCCGGAACAGCGCGCACGAACTTAGCGCCCCATGTGCGCGCATATGAAAGCTGGGCGACAACCTCGTCCATCAGGTTCCAGGGAAGGATCAGCACCGTGTCGGGCTTGTCGGCCTGCAGATGATCCTCGCCGACGATCGGGATGCGGCTGCCAGGCATGAAATTGCCTGCCTTGGCCGGGTTGCGGTCGACCACATAGGGAAGAAGGTCGGGCCGAATGCCGGCAAAGTTCAGCAGGGTATTGCCCTTGGCGGCCGCGCCATAGGCGGCCACTTTGCGGCCGGCGCGCCGCTGTTCGATCAGAAAGGCCGTCAGGTCGTGCTTCACCTTCTCGGCGCGCGCCTGGAAGCTGGCATAATAGTCGACTGAACGCATCCCGGCTGCGTCCTCGTGCGCGAGCAGCGCCGCCACGCGCGGCGAGATTTCGTGCGGCCCGTCAGCGCGCTGCGCGAACACCCGCAGGCTGCCGCCATGGGTCGGCAGTTCTTCCACATCGAACACCTGCAGCCCGTTTGCCGCGAAGATGCGCTCGACCGCAGTCAGCGAAAGATAGGAATAATGTTCGTGATAGGCGGTATCGAACTGGGTCTCCGCGATCATGCGCAGCAGATGCGGAAACTCGAAGGTCGCGACCCCCGTTGGCTTGAGCAACGCGGCGAAGCCGCCGACAAAGTCGTTGATGTCGGGAACGTGCGCGAGCACGTTGTTCGCGGCCATCAGATCGGCAGATCGGCCGGCAGCGGCAAGCTCCTGGCCGAGTGCGACACCGAAAAAGCGCTCGACGATGTCGATGCCTTTGTCACGCGCTGCCTGGGCGGTGCTGGCAGTCGGCTCGATCCCATAATTGGGAATGCCGGCAGCGGCGACAAACTGCAGCAGATAGCCGTCATTCGCCGCAACCTCGACGACCATGCTGTCGCCATCCAGCCCGAAGCGCGCGCGCATCGCGGCGACATAGGCTTCACTATGCTTCAGCCATGACGAGGAATAGGAGCTGAAATAGGCATAGTCCTCGGTGAACAGCTCGTCGCTGGCGGCATAGTCTTCGGTCTGTACCAGCCAGCAATTCTCACACACCATCAGCCGCAGCGGAAACCAGACCTCAGCGGCGTTGAGCTTGGCCGCCTGGAGATAGGCATTTGAGGGCGGCGCTGCGCCCAGGTCGAGAACCGGCGTGCGCAGCGGCGTCTGGCAATGACGACAGTTCAAAATCGGACTCCCAGATAGTTGGCGGGCAGGGACGGCAGGTTCCGGTCCCTTTCGGACAGATCGGCGATCGGCACTGGCCAGCGAATGCCGATCCGGGGATCGAGCGGCTGAACGCCGGCGTCGGCCGCCGGAACGTACGGGGCCGAGTGACAATAGACCAGCAGCACATCGTCGGTCAGCGCCTGGAAACCATGGGCGCAGCCGGGCGGCAGCAGCAGGGCGCGCCCGTTTTCGGCCGACAGTGTTTCGGCATGCCAGCCAAGCAGCGTGGGCGAGCCGTGTCGCAGATCGACCGCCACGTCCATCACGGCCCCGCGAATGCAGGTGACGAGCTTGCTCTCCGCATGGGGCGGTATCTGGTAATGCATGCCCCGCAGGCTGCCACGGCGCGACGTCCAGCTTTCGTTTATCTGGACGACGGGTCCCGGCCAGCCGGCCTCCGCCAGCGTCTCGGCGCAGAACAGCCGGCCGAAATGGCCCCGCTCATCTCTGAACAGTTGGCGGTCGATGGTCTTCACGCCAGCGATGGGCGTATCCCCGATCGTCAGCCGCCGCATTGGGCCTGTTCCCAGCCATCGATATCGCGCTCGCACAACGAAAGCGCGTCGCCGCCATCATAGAATGCGCGATACCATTGCATCGTCCGGTCCACGCACTGGGCAAGTGACCAGCGCGGGGCAAGGCCAAGCACGCTCCGCGCCTTGGCGGTCTCGAGCGTCAGCAGACCGGCCTCGTGCGGGCCTTCGGCCTGGCCGAACTCCACGACGCCCGCGCCATAGCTGCGCTGCGCCAGCTCGACCACCGTACGGACATCGGCGGCTTCATGGGTGTGCGGCCCCATGTTGAAGGCGCCGGCCAGGTCCGGCTGTGCGGACAGGCGTTCTGCGAGCAGCAGATAGCCGGCAAGCGGTTCAAGCACATGCTGCCAGGGGCGGACCGCATCGGGCCGCCGGATGACCAGCGTGCTGCCGCTGGACCAGGCCCGGACCGCGTCCGGCAGCAGCCGGTCCTGCGACCAGTCGCCGCCCCCGATGACGTTGCCGGCGCGCGCCGAGGCAAGGCCGACCCCCGCAGTCGCCAGAAACGACCGGCGATAACAGTCGATGGCGATTTCGCAGGCCGCCTTGCTGGCGCTGTAGGGGTCATGCCCGCCAAGCCGGTCATCCTCCCGATAGGGCAGGACATGTTCGAGATTGGCATAGACCTTGTCGGTGGTGATCGCGACGATCGTGCGCACCGATGGCGCCCCGCGGCACGCCTCAAGCACATTGACCGTGCCCTGGACGTTGGTGGCAAATGTCTCGACCGGGCTTTGGTAGCTGGCGCGCACCAGCGGCTGGGCGGCCAGATGAAACACGATCTCCGGCTCGGCCCGCCGCACCAGATCGCTCAGCGTATCCGCATCGCGGATGTCGACGATGCTGTTGTCGATCAGCCCGGCGAGGCCGGACGCCTCGAAAAGCGACAGGGCGGGTGCCTCAAGGCCCAGACCGGTCACAGAGGCTCCAAGGCGCCGAAGCCAGATCGCCAGCCAGCCGCCCTTGAAACCGGTCGCGCCGGTCAGCAGGACGCGACGGCCGCGCCAGAAGGAGCCTGAAGGCATGTTCACCAGGTCCTCCAAGGCGCGCGGCCGCTGCTCCAGAGTTCCTCGAGCATGTTCTTTTCCCGCAGCGTGTCCATCGGCTGCCAGAAGCCCAGATGCTCGAAAGCCATCAGCTCGCCCTCGCGGGCAAGGGTTTCGAGCGGTTCGGCCTCCCAGCTGGTCGCGTCCTCGGCGATGTAGGAGATAACCTTGGGCGACAGGACGAAGAAGCCGCCATTGATCAATGCGCCGTCGCCCCGTGGCTTTTCAGTAAAGCCGCGCACCTGCCCGTCGACGGAATCGAGCGCGCCATAGCGGCCCGGCGGCCTGACCGCCGTCACGGTCGCCATCCGGCCATGCGCACGGTGAAACGCGATAAGGGCCGTCACGTCGACATCGGCGACGCCGTCCCCATAGGTGAAGCAAAAGTCTTCCTCGTCACGCAGATGATGTGCGATCCGCTTCAGACGGCCGCCGGTCATGGTGTGCTCGCCGGTGTCGATCAATGTGACCTTCCACGGTTCGGCGCGCCGATGGTGCACCTCGATGCTGTTGGCAGCGAGGTCGATCGTCACATCGGAGTTGTGGAGAAAGTAATTGGCGAAATATTCCTTGATGAAATATCCTCGATACCCGCAGCATATAATGAAGTCGGAAACGCCGTGTGACGCATAGATCTTCATGATATGCCACAATATGGGCTTGCCGCCGATTTCGATCATTGGCTTTGGACGCAGGTGCGTCTCTTCGGATAGGCGCGTGCCAAGGCCACCGGCCAGAATAACGGCCTTCATCTCAGATTTCTCCCCGCCCTTTCAGGAAATCACTTTGATCCATGGCCGGTGACCATGATGCGAACAGTCTTCATGGCAATAAGAAGGTCAAGCCAGAGCGAATAATTCTTGATGTAGTAAAAGTCGTAGTGCAGCTTGCTGCGGACATCCTCGACTTCGACGACGTGCCCTTGGCAGACCTGCGCCCAGCCGGCAATCCCCGGGCGCACGATGTGCCGGTAGCGGTAGAAGGGGATCTCTCGCTCATACCACTCGGACAGAACTTCCGCTTCGGGCCGTGGTCCGATCCAGCTCATTTCCCCGCGCAGGACATTGATGATCTGCGGCAACTCGTCCAGTCGCGACGTCCGGAGGAATCTGCCAAGCGGGTAGATGCGCTGGTCGTCGGTCTGGGTCATGGCCAGTGTCCGGCCGTCCGCCTCGCCTGGCGGCGTGATCCGCATCGTCCGGAACTTGAAGACCGTGAAGCGCTGGCCGCGATATCCAACGCGCGTTTGCCGAAACAGGACGGGACCCGGAGAGCTGAACTTGATCGCGACCGCGATGATCAACAGGGCGGGCAGAAACAGGATGCCGCAGACCAGCGCTGCAACCCAGTCCGCCGCGTGCTTGATCGACATATAGGCCGACACGGGGCTGAGCGAGCCGAAGCTGTTTTCGGACAGATGCTCCAACTCCACGCGCCCGGTCAGGGATTCCGCCAGATGCTTGAAATGATAGACAGGCACGCCCGCCAGTGCGAGGTCGGTCAGCTTGCGATCCCATTCGTCAGGCAGGTCCTGCCGCAGGTCGGTGGTCACGGCGTCGAGCCCGTCGAACCCGCATGCGGGCGTGGCGATGGCAATCCAATGAATGCCGCGCACGCTCGGCAGCTGTTGACCGTCGACCATGGCGACCACGCCGATCCGGAGCGCCTGGCGCCCCCTGAGGATCGCTACCAGCCAGAAGAACCAGGCCAGGCTGATGAAATAGCCGGCCACCAGCAGCGGGATGTTATAATCCAGGCGCGCGACGATGAACGCCATGGCAAGGACGCCATAGGCGACCGAAAAGACGGGGAGGATGTAGCTGCTGGCTTCAGCCCCGGGATAGGTCGTGATGCTGCGGAACAGCCATGTGCCCAAAAAAATCGCAGCCGCGCTTCCTGCAAGCGTGATGTGCAGGGGGAGGAGGTAGGCAGTCGAAGAAAGGGTCAGCCAACGCACAGTATAGGGAAGAAGGGCTGCAAGCACCAAGCAGCCCCCTAACTGATTTCGCCATCTATAAAGCGGCTGCGGACTCAGTGACTTTACTGCAAACATTGCTTGTCAACCCAAGCCCAACTGGTGTGCGACCGCTCTGGCACCGAAAACGTCCAACTAGTGTGAACCCGAGCTGGCGTGCGAACGCACATGACCGCTTACCGACGCATAAACCTTATTGCAAGGCGTTCGGCGGCGCGACGCGGCGGACCCTCACTCCGTCGACCGCACCGTCCACGCCCGACCCCATGCTTTCCGACTGGGCGGTCAACAGCAATGACTGGCTCGGGCAGCCGGCGGGGACGCTGAACGCAAAGGCATGGACCGAACGGCCGCCGCTGGCGAGCTTCGTCTCCGCCAGATTCTGGCCCGACGGGACGCAGATGATTGCGAACTTGCTCGTCCCCAGGGTCGCTCCTTCCGCCGGGCGAGCCTTGAACTCCAGAGCGAAGCGACCCGGCGGAAGCAGCAGGCGTTGGCTGGCGACCATGCTGCCCGCGCCCACGCGTGCCTCGAGGTGAAGCTCACCGCCGTCGGTGCCACGCAGAATTTCGGCCCGGGCGTCGCCGGAATCTTCCAGACGCCAGTCGAAGATGGTCGGAAGCCGGAGCGTTTCGTTGAAGTCGCCGTTGCGCACCTC from Sphingomonas changnyeongensis encodes:
- a CDS encoding DegT/DnrJ/EryC1/StrS family aminotransferase, whose product is MNRIHYTKPSITDLEVAYATDAARNGWGPDCYNYLHRLERDFAAHLGVAHAIATSSCTGALHMGLAALGIGEGDEVILGDINWIASAAPIVHVGAKPVFVDVLEDSWCIDPDRVEAAITPRTKAIIAVHLYGNLAALDALSAIADRHGLVIIEDAAEALGSVWHGRRAGSIGRFGTFSFHGTKTMTTGEGGMFVTNDAELYEHVLTLSNHGRARSQRRQFWADEVGFKYKMSNIAAAIGCAQIERIEELVARKRWIFDQYRSRLAGLPLRMNPEPQNCSNGYWMPTIVVDAAIRFDRARLLDRFAENNIDGRVFFWPLSMLPAFEERRQENPVSYGLYERAVNLPSYHEISEDDIQRVCDVVRNAL
- a CDS encoding class I SAM-dependent methyltransferase, which translates into the protein MNCRHCQTPLRTPVLDLGAAPPSNAYLQAAKLNAAEVWFPLRLMVCENCWLVQTEDYAASDELFTEDYAYFSSYSSSWLKHSEAYVAAMRARFGLDGDSMVVEVAANDGYLLQFVAAAGIPNYGIEPTASTAQAARDKGIDIVERFFGVALGQELAAAGRSADLMAANNVLAHVPDINDFVGGFAALLKPTGVATFEFPHLLRMIAETQFDTAYHEHYSYLSLTAVERIFAANGLQVFDVEELPTHGGSLRVFAQRADGPHEISPRVAALLAHEDAAGMRSVDYYASFQARAEKVKHDLTAFLIEQRRAGRKVAAYGAAAKGNTLLNFAGIRPDLLPYVVDRNPAKAGNFMPGSRIPIVGEDHLQADKPDTVLILPWNLMDEVVAQLSYARTWGAKFVRAVPALEVL
- a CDS encoding dTDP-4-dehydrorhamnose 3,5-epimerase family protein — encoded protein: MRRLTIGDTPIAGVKTIDRQLFRDERGHFGRLFCAETLAEAGWPGPVVQINESWTSRRGSLRGMHYQIPPHAESKLVTCIRGAVMDVAVDLRHGSPTLLGWHAETLSAENGRALLLPPGCAHGFQALTDDVLLVYCHSAPYVPAADAGVQPLDPRIGIRWPVPIADLSERDRNLPSLPANYLGVRF
- the rfbG gene encoding CDP-glucose 4,6-dehydratase, which encodes MPSGSFWRGRRVLLTGATGFKGGWLAIWLRRLGASVTGLGLEAPALSLFEASGLAGLIDNSIVDIRDADTLSDLVRRAEPEIVFHLAAQPLVRASYQSPVETFATNVQGTVNVLEACRGAPSVRTIVAITTDKVYANLEHVLPYREDDRLGGHDPYSASKAACEIAIDCYRRSFLATAGVGLASARAGNVIGGGDWSQDRLLPDAVRAWSSGSTLVIRRPDAVRPWQHVLEPLAGYLLLAERLSAQPDLAGAFNMGPHTHEAADVRTVVELAQRSYGAGVVEFGQAEGPHEAGLLTLETAKARSVLGLAPRWSLAQCVDRTMQWYRAFYDGGDALSLCERDIDGWEQAQCGG
- the rfbF gene encoding glucose-1-phosphate cytidylyltransferase, producing the protein MKAVILAGGLGTRLSEETHLRPKPMIEIGGKPILWHIMKIYASHGVSDFIICCGYRGYFIKEYFANYFLHNSDVTIDLAANSIEVHHRRAEPWKVTLIDTGEHTMTGGRLKRIAHHLRDEEDFCFTYGDGVADVDVTALIAFHRAHGRMATVTAVRPPGRYGALDSVDGQVRGFTEKPRGDGALINGGFFVLSPKVISYIAEDATSWEAEPLETLAREGELMAFEHLGFWQPMDTLREKNMLEELWSSGRAPWRTW
- a CDS encoding sugar transferase, whose product is MLAALLPYTVRWLTLSSTAYLLPLHITLAGSAAAIFLGTWLFRSITTYPGAEASSYILPVFSVAYGVLAMAFIVARLDYNIPLLVAGYFISLAWFFWLVAILRGRQALRIGVVAMVDGQQLPSVRGIHWIAIATPACGFDGLDAVTTDLRQDLPDEWDRKLTDLALAGVPVYHFKHLAESLTGRVELEHLSENSFGSLSPVSAYMSIKHAADWVAALVCGILFLPALLIIAVAIKFSSPGPVLFRQTRVGYRGQRFTVFKFRTMRITPPGEADGRTLAMTQTDDQRIYPLGRFLRTSRLDELPQIINVLRGEMSWIGPRPEAEVLSEWYEREIPFYRYRHIVRPGIAGWAQVCQGHVVEVEDVRSKLHYDFYYIKNYSLWLDLLIAMKTVRIMVTGHGSK